In Limisalsivibrio acetivorans, one genomic interval encodes:
- a CDS encoding integration host factor subunit beta, with amino-acid sequence MTKSELIEAIAAENQNLTKKQIEFIVNGVFNSIKEALKEDDKVEIRGFGSFKIREKNSKTGRNPKTGEKVQVPSKKVPYFKPGKEIKELLIKMS; translated from the coding sequence ATGACCAAATCAGAGCTGATCGAAGCGATTGCAGCGGAAAACCAGAATCTGACAAAAAAGCAGATCGAGTTTATTGTGAACGGCGTTTTCAACTCAATCAAAGAAGCTCTTAAGGAAGACGACAAGGTCGAGATTCGAGGCTTTGGAAGCTTCAAAATCAGAGAGAAGAACTCCAAGACCGGAAGAAACCCCAAAACCGGTGAAAAGGTTCAGGTTCCCTCTAAGAAGGTTCCCTACTTTAAGCCTGGTAAAGAGATTAAGGAACTGCTCATCAAGATGAGCTAA
- the murJ gene encoding murein biosynthesis integral membrane protein MurJ: MSNFLKGIIKSSFGILTSRVFGLLRDISIAAFYGANALTDAFFVAYAIPNLFRAFFAEGALSSAFVPFLSDNMKDDKRSANQYLTSMFIFLALITSGIVLLFIMFPKPVIMLFMPGYADDAELIATAAGMLRFVMPYLLFISLCGLFTGFLYLHNSYYVPYSSTALLNISMIAGAYLGFRFGGDIYWLCYGVIAGGAIQLMYILFFAFLNGYRPSLSGIHPDVPKTFRKILPSIAGLGITQLYFTLGRIIASFLDEGSISYLYYADRIFQLPLGMFAIAVGSVTLTEISRANTDGDAIRRGDLIDKGVMAIFLIIIPAALGLILVGAPVVEVVYARREFDNADLYGTAQALVMFCIGMLFFSYTSLFSKVFFSEKDMKTPVKGALAGLIVYIIANALFIKPFGHAGIALASACSAITNTCFLYVRLRDYRFDFGRNAGTLIRIVLSAAIMCAVLLVSDKSGLHVLITIPLCVIVYFVALRGAGIRIRTLLR; this comes from the coding sequence ATGTCAAATTTTTTAAAAGGTATAATCAAGTCATCTTTTGGAATCCTTACCAGCCGTGTATTCGGGCTCCTTCGGGATATTTCCATTGCCGCATTTTACGGAGCAAATGCTCTCACCGATGCTTTTTTTGTAGCCTATGCAATACCTAATCTTTTCCGTGCTTTTTTTGCAGAGGGAGCACTTTCCTCGGCATTCGTTCCATTCCTAAGCGACAATATGAAAGATGATAAGCGATCTGCAAACCAGTACCTCACGAGCATGTTTATATTCCTTGCGCTTATAACCTCAGGTATCGTACTGCTGTTTATTATGTTCCCGAAGCCAGTGATAATGCTCTTCATGCCCGGCTATGCGGACGATGCCGAGCTGATAGCCACCGCCGCCGGAATGCTCCGCTTTGTTATGCCGTATCTCCTTTTCATCAGTCTCTGCGGTCTTTTCACGGGTTTTTTGTACCTTCACAACAGCTACTATGTTCCATATTCATCCACAGCGCTTCTTAATATCTCGATGATTGCAGGTGCATACCTCGGTTTCCGTTTCGGCGGTGACATATACTGGCTCTGCTACGGTGTAATAGCTGGCGGTGCCATCCAACTGATGTATATATTATTCTTCGCATTCCTCAATGGCTATAGACCGTCGCTCAGCGGGATACACCCCGATGTACCTAAAACATTCCGTAAGATACTCCCTTCCATCGCCGGGCTAGGGATTACCCAGCTCTATTTCACACTCGGCCGCATAATCGCCTCCTTTCTGGATGAGGGGAGCATCTCATATTTATACTATGCGGACAGGATCTTTCAGCTCCCCTTAGGCATGTTTGCCATAGCCGTGGGTTCGGTGACGCTTACGGAGATAAGCAGGGCAAACACCGATGGAGACGCCATCCGCAGGGGGGATCTGATAGATAAAGGGGTAATGGCCATATTCCTTATTATTATCCCCGCTGCACTCGGGCTTATACTTGTGGGAGCTCCCGTTGTGGAGGTTGTGTACGCCAGGCGAGAATTCGACAATGCGGATCTTTATGGAACCGCCCAGGCGCTTGTAATGTTCTGTATCGGTATGCTCTTTTTTTCCTACACAAGCCTCTTCAGCAAGGTGTTCTTCTCTGAGAAGGATATGAAAACCCCCGTCAAGGGAGCTCTTGCCGGATTGATAGTGTATATAATTGCCAATGCGCTCTTCATCAAGCCCTTCGGCCATGCGGGCATTGCCCTCGCTTCTGCCTGCTCCGCCATAACAAACACCTGCTTCCTTTATGTACGTCTGAGGGATTACAGGTTTGACTTTGGAAGGAATGCCGGCACGCTGATAAGGATCGTCCTCTCAGCCGCAATCATGTGTGCCGTTCTTCTTGTATCGGATAAAAGCGGTCTTCATGTCTTGATAACTATTCCCCTTTGCGTTATTGTCTATTTTGTCGCCCTTAGAGGGGCGGGAATAAGGATAAGGACGCTTCTGCGATGA
- the dtd gene encoding D-aminoacyl-tRNA deacylase, translated as MKLCIQRVSSAFVKVNGESVSEIDKGLLILFGAEEGDRDEYIDYLARKACGLRIFERDGKMNDSVKDIDGEVIVVSQFTLAGKADKGLRPDFTNALEPVEAERMYELFLDRCRAELGMNKVGSGVFREYMEVGLVNDGPVTIILEKKE; from the coding sequence ATGAAACTTTGTATACAGCGTGTCTCCTCCGCCTTTGTTAAAGTGAACGGGGAGAGTGTTTCTGAGATAGATAAAGGTTTGCTGATCCTCTTCGGGGCGGAAGAGGGTGATCGTGATGAGTATATCGACTACCTTGCACGCAAGGCATGCGGACTTCGTATATTCGAGCGTGACGGCAAGATGAACGACTCCGTCAAAGATATTGACGGTGAGGTTATCGTTGTAAGCCAGTTTACCCTTGCAGGCAAGGCTGATAAAGGGCTCAGGCCCGATTTCACAAACGCCCTCGAACCCGTTGAGGCGGAACGGATGTATGAGCTTTTTCTGGATAGGTGCAGAGCGGAGCTTGGAATGAACAAAGTGGGCTCTGGAGTGTTCAGAGAATATATGGAGGTCGGTCTTGTGAACGACGGCCCCGTTACGATAATACTTGAAAAGAAGGAGTAG
- a CDS encoding MBL fold metallo-hydrolase: MRIETVILQPLSVNCYLIVSDDKEALIVDPGGEPERVAAKIEELGVKPVGIINTHGHFDHIGGVTELKNRYGIPFSIHKDDDFLLTQSVDHAAKFGFPRIDPPKAERLLSDGDKIEFGGEEIEVIHTPGHTPGGVSLYIPAIKTAITGDTLFREAVGRSDFPYAEHETLIKSVKERLLVLPDETKVLPGHDIPSTIGHEKKWNPFT, encoded by the coding sequence ATGCGTATAGAAACTGTTATTCTTCAGCCGCTTTCGGTGAACTGCTACCTTATAGTCTCCGATGACAAAGAGGCCCTCATAGTTGACCCCGGCGGTGAGCCCGAGCGGGTTGCGGCAAAGATCGAAGAGCTTGGTGTTAAGCCTGTGGGGATAATAAACACCCATGGCCATTTTGATCACATAGGAGGAGTAACCGAACTGAAGAACAGGTACGGGATTCCATTTTCAATACATAAGGATGATGATTTTCTTCTTACCCAGTCTGTGGACCATGCAGCAAAGTTCGGTTTCCCGAGGATAGACCCTCCGAAGGCGGAGAGACTTCTTTCAGACGGCGACAAAATAGAGTTCGGCGGCGAAGAGATAGAGGTTATACACACACCCGGACACACGCCCGGCGGTGTAAGCTTATACATACCGGCAATAAAAACAGCCATTACCGGAGATACGCTCTTCCGTGAGGCTGTGGGACGGAGTGATTTCCCCTATGCAGAGCATGAAACACTTATCAAGAGCGTTAAGGAGAGACTCCTTGTTCTTCCGGACGAGACAAAGGTGCTCCCCGGGCATGACATACCCAGCACAATCGGGCATGAGAAGAAGTGGAACCCCTTTACTTGA
- the tsaB gene encoding tRNA (adenosine(37)-N6)-threonylcarbamoyltransferase complex dimerization subunit type 1 TsaB codes for MKSLLVDTSGDRLSVSLGIRGERVDSGISVAADSSINENLLKSIDYLLSSSSTTLDGIESFYVVTGPGSFTGIRIGVSTVLGLAAGLGKVPMGISSLDAYALLKGEGSFVVYAKLRGKNCLRKSYDFDNNEFSGYEQVKLEDESEAEHRVNWNQKSTVNLSEALASPLFENFLTEYAPLYFRKSEAEINFDKRRSLQGSGTSL; via the coding sequence ATGAAATCATTACTTGTGGACACATCAGGTGACAGGCTTTCAGTGTCTCTAGGCATAAGGGGAGAGAGGGTAGACTCCGGTATTTCCGTTGCGGCGGATTCTAGTATCAACGAAAACCTTCTTAAATCAATAGATTATCTATTATCCAGTTCCTCTACGACCCTTGACGGCATTGAAAGCTTTTATGTTGTTACGGGGCCGGGTTCCTTTACGGGAATACGGATCGGTGTTTCCACAGTTCTGGGGCTTGCCGCTGGTTTGGGCAAGGTTCCCATGGGCATATCCTCCCTTGATGCCTATGCCCTTTTGAAGGGCGAGGGGAGTTTCGTTGTATATGCCAAGCTCAGGGGAAAGAACTGCCTCCGAAAGAGTTACGATTTTGATAATAATGAATTTTCCGGATACGAGCAGGTTAAGCTGGAGGATGAATCCGAGGCTGAGCACAGGGTTAACTGGAACCAGAAGAGCACGGTTAATCTGAGCGAAGCACTGGCATCCCCGCTGTTTGAGAACTTTCTTACGGAATATGCACCCCTCTACTTCAGAAAGTCGGAGGCGGAGATAAACTTTGATAAGAGACGCAGCCTGCAGGGATCTGGAACAAGTTTGTGA
- the rimI gene encoding ribosomal protein S18-alanine N-acetyltransferase, with the protein MIRDAACRDLEQVCDIEKASFPKPWSRESFLAEIERERGIFKVLEIEGRVAGYFVIWTVLDEAELANIAVSPEHRGRGLGKLLLANAVASAKDAKEVFLEVAVENRPAILLYESYGFKKVGLIRSYYGQGKDANIMKFSIEEEVNDVENRL; encoded by the coding sequence TTGATAAGAGACGCAGCCTGCAGGGATCTGGAACAAGTTTGTGATATAGAAAAGGCCTCCTTTCCGAAGCCTTGGAGCAGGGAAAGCTTTCTCGCCGAGATCGAGCGCGAACGGGGCATCTTCAAGGTTTTGGAGATAGAAGGAAGGGTGGCAGGTTACTTTGTTATATGGACGGTTCTGGACGAAGCGGAGCTTGCAAACATCGCCGTTTCACCTGAACATAGAGGCAGAGGGCTCGGAAAGCTCCTGCTCGCAAATGCCGTGGCTTCGGCGAAGGACGCTAAGGAGGTGTTTCTTGAGGTTGCTGTTGAAAACAGGCCGGCAATTCTCCTCTATGAGTCTTACGGGTTTAAAAAAGTAGGTCTGATCAGGAGCTACTACGGCCAGGGTAAGGATGCAAATATTATGAAGTTCAGCATTGAGGAAGAGGTGAATGATGTTGAAAACAGACTCTAA
- a CDS encoding DUF465 domain-containing protein — MLKTDSNLIENIKEQNSEFKVLFEEHVRLEQDLEALLSLKYYPPEVEAKIKEIKKKKLAGKDKMERIAADYQGDVSENN, encoded by the coding sequence ATGTTGAAAACAGACTCTAATCTTATCGAGAATATCAAAGAGCAGAACAGCGAGTTTAAGGTCTTGTTCGAAGAGCATGTAAGACTCGAGCAGGATCTCGAAGCCCTTCTTAGCCTTAAATACTACCCCCCCGAAGTCGAAGCTAAAATCAAAGAGATAAAGAAGAAGAAACTTGCAGGAAAGGACAAGATGGAGAGGATTGCGGCGGACTACCAAGGCGATGTCTCCGAGAATAACTAG
- the metK gene encoding methionine adenosyltransferase, protein MDQKKYVFTSESVTEGHPDKIADQISDAILDAMLADDPYSRVACETMVTTGLCVIAGEITTRTYVDIPGVVRDTIKDIGYTRAKYGFDYETCGVMVSIDKQSADIAMGVDTGGAGDQGLMFGFACDETEELMPLPITLAHKLTMQLSEVRKKDILPYLRPDGKAQVTVEYDGDKPTRVDTVVISTQHSEEIKLQDLREDIIEKVIKPVIPADLLDPENITYHINPTGRFVVGGPMGDCGLTGRKIIVDTYGGSGRHGGGAFSGKDPSKVDRSAAYAARWVAKNIVAAGLAKKCEIQLAYAIGVVEPVSINVKTFGTSTVDEVVIEDAVEKVFDLTPKGIMDSLDLRKPIYRKAAAYGHFGRPEFPWEKTNMVDELKKAIG, encoded by the coding sequence ATGGATCAGAAGAAATACGTTTTTACTTCCGAATCAGTTACGGAAGGGCACCCCGACAAGATTGCAGACCAGATATCAGATGCTATTCTTGACGCCATGCTCGCCGACGATCCCTACAGCAGGGTCGCCTGCGAAACAATGGTAACCACCGGTCTTTGTGTCATCGCCGGCGAGATAACCACCAGAACCTATGTAGACATACCCGGTGTCGTAAGGGACACCATCAAGGATATCGGCTATACAAGAGCCAAGTACGGGTTCGATTACGAAACTTGCGGAGTTATGGTCTCCATAGACAAGCAGTCCGCAGATATCGCCATGGGTGTTGACACTGGCGGAGCCGGTGATCAGGGTCTTATGTTCGGTTTCGCATGCGATGAGACTGAAGAGCTTATGCCCCTCCCCATAACCCTTGCCCACAAGCTTACCATGCAGCTTTCCGAGGTTCGCAAAAAGGATATTCTCCCCTATCTGCGTCCCGACGGCAAGGCTCAGGTTACAGTTGAATACGACGGCGACAAGCCCACAAGGGTGGATACAGTAGTTATCTCCACCCAGCACTCCGAAGAGATCAAGCTTCAGGATCTTCGTGAGGACATCATTGAGAAGGTTATCAAGCCCGTTATACCGGCTGATCTCCTTGATCCTGAGAATATCACATACCATATAAACCCCACTGGACGCTTCGTTGTGGGCGGCCCCATGGGTGACTGCGGCCTTACGGGACGTAAGATCATCGTAGATACCTACGGCGGTTCCGGACGTCACGGCGGAGGAGCATTCAGCGGTAAGGACCCCTCCAAGGTGGACAGAAGCGCAGCTTACGCCGCCAGATGGGTGGCTAAGAACATCGTTGCTGCAGGTCTTGCCAAGAAGTGCGAGATACAGCTTGCCTATGCCATCGGTGTTGTGGAGCCTGTTTCCATCAATGTTAAGACCTTCGGCACAAGCACAGTGGACGAGGTTGTTATTGAGGATGCGGTGGAGAAGGTCTTTGACCTCACTCCCAAGGGGATCATGGATTCCCTCGATCTCCGTAAACCCATTTACAGGAAAGCCGCCGCCTACGGACATTTCGGTAGACCCGAGTTCCCGTGGGAGAAGACTAATATGGTGGACGAACTTAAAAAGGCTATTGGTTAA
- the ahcY gene encoding adenosylhomocysteinase, with the protein MSETGTADYKIRDISLAEYGRKEIDIAEHEMPGLMSVREKYAGEKPLKGVRISGSLHMTIQTAVLIETLVELGADVRWCSCNIFSTQDHAAAAIAEAGVPVFAWKGETLEEYWWCTEQALSFPGGKGPQLIVDDGGDATLMIHIGFKAEKDASVLDAVPGGEDEKLLYGKLKEILAADPEKWHRTVEEWRGVSEETTTGVHRLYHMMEKGELLVPAVNVNDSVTKSKFDNLYGCRESLIDGIKRATDVMIGGKVAVVCGYGDVGKGSAQSLRGQGARVIVTEIDPICALQASMEGYQVAPLEDTLGIGDIYVTTTGNKDVIRIEHMEKMKDQAIVCNIGHFDNEIQVEKLENFPGIKKLNIKPQVDKYIFPNGNEIFLLAEGRLVNLGCATGHPSFVMSNSFANQTLAQIDLWEKRDQYKPGVYMLPKYLDEEVARLHLEKIGVKLTTLTQEQADYIGVAVDGPYKPEHYRY; encoded by the coding sequence ATGAGTGAAACAGGAACTGCAGATTACAAGATCAGGGATATTTCTCTGGCTGAATACGGCAGAAAAGAGATAGATATAGCAGAGCATGAGATGCCCGGACTTATGTCCGTGCGTGAGAAATACGCTGGCGAGAAGCCGCTCAAGGGTGTGCGCATCTCCGGTTCACTTCATATGACCATCCAGACGGCTGTTCTCATTGAAACACTTGTGGAACTCGGTGCGGATGTACGCTGGTGCAGCTGTAATATCTTTTCCACTCAGGACCACGCCGCAGCCGCTATCGCAGAGGCGGGTGTACCTGTATTCGCATGGAAGGGTGAAACCCTCGAGGAGTACTGGTGGTGTACAGAGCAGGCTCTCAGCTTCCCCGGAGGTAAAGGACCCCAACTCATCGTGGATGACGGCGGCGACGCCACACTTATGATCCACATCGGGTTCAAGGCGGAAAAGGATGCTTCTGTCCTCGATGCAGTACCCGGCGGTGAGGATGAAAAGCTTCTCTATGGCAAGCTTAAGGAGATATTGGCCGCAGACCCCGAGAAATGGCACAGAACCGTTGAGGAATGGAGAGGTGTCTCCGAGGAGACAACCACAGGCGTTCACAGGCTCTATCATATGATGGAGAAGGGCGAGCTCCTCGTTCCCGCTGTAAACGTGAACGACTCCGTTACAAAGTCCAAGTTCGACAACCTCTACGGGTGCCGTGAATCCCTCATCGACGGAATCAAGCGTGCCACAGATGTTATGATAGGCGGCAAGGTAGCCGTTGTATGCGGTTACGGCGATGTGGGCAAAGGCTCCGCACAGTCGCTCAGAGGGCAGGGTGCAAGGGTTATCGTAACCGAGATCGACCCCATCTGCGCACTGCAGGCATCCATGGAAGGGTATCAGGTTGCACCACTTGAGGACACTCTGGGCATCGGTGATATCTACGTGACCACAACAGGAAACAAGGACGTAATCCGCATCGAGCATATGGAGAAGATGAAGGATCAGGCCATCGTCTGCAACATCGGCCACTTCGATAATGAAATTCAGGTTGAAAAGCTTGAAAACTTTCCCGGCATAAAGAAATTAAACATAAAACCTCAAGTAGATAAGTACATATTCCCCAACGGCAATGAGATATTCCTCCTCGCCGAGGGAAGGCTTGTGAACCTTGGCTGTGCAACCGGGCACCCCTCGTTTGTTATGTCCAACTCCTTCGCAAACCAGACCCTCGCCCAGATCGATCTCTGGGAGAAGAGGGATCAGTACAAGCCCGGCGTGTATATGCTTCCCAAGTACCTCGATGAAGAGGTGGCAAGGCTCCATCTTGAAAAGATAGGTGTTAAGCTCACTACGCTTACCCAGGAGCAGGCGGACTACATAGGGGTAGCCGTAGACGGACCCTATAAACCGGAGCATTACAGATACTGA
- a CDS encoding dihydrolipoyl dehydrogenase family protein: MSTAEEQRTRVTVIGAGPAGVHCAGSLASKGFDVTIIDREIGGNYCRAGSVISNALLYLTRLYSRFSDKGKNFTKHEGDAEFSFDLKKASKYIEQVVTKLRKTFAEDLEEKSIKFLYGSARFSGKNSITVTTVEGEIEHEFDYCVIATGSCERDPGFTSSKKFMTIQSFLENGVIPSSVTVVGGGFVGCEFATIFRRIGCEVNIIECRENILNEMDTQIAKKFEEKLKKCRINVVKQTRIVNVEKVGNKSIIFLENGQKLESEEIFTAVGRKPCLDGLNINTAGIKLLEDGSVKLTKKLKTTAKNIYVVGDAAADEMLVNWAYRSADIVSEEIAGTGARVSVSDMPKVLYLDPEISRIGITEEQAKEKGIDYSVIKYNYSDLEKSLIQGAQKGYMKVVYDKKTRKIHGCHVIGEGASHIATMFSIIMQSGITIDKISTYVFNHPTYAEVLSDIASKVK; this comes from the coding sequence ATGAGCACCGCAGAAGAGCAGAGAACGAGGGTAACGGTTATCGGTGCAGGACCCGCAGGGGTACACTGCGCCGGAAGCCTTGCCTCGAAAGGCTTTGATGTAACTATCATCGACAGGGAGATAGGGGGGAACTACTGCCGTGCAGGGAGTGTTATATCCAACGCTCTCCTCTATCTCACACGCCTTTACAGTCGCTTTAGCGACAAGGGGAAGAATTTTACCAAGCACGAAGGTGATGCTGAGTTCTCCTTTGACCTGAAAAAAGCTTCAAAGTATATCGAGCAGGTAGTCACCAAACTGCGTAAAACCTTTGCCGAGGATCTTGAAGAGAAGAGTATAAAATTCCTCTATGGCAGTGCAAGATTCTCCGGTAAAAACAGCATAACAGTCACCACCGTTGAGGGTGAGATCGAGCACGAGTTCGATTACTGTGTCATCGCCACAGGATCCTGTGAGAGAGACCCCGGCTTCACTTCTTCCAAAAAGTTTATGACTATCCAGAGTTTTCTCGAAAATGGAGTTATCCCGAGCAGCGTAACCGTTGTCGGGGGCGGATTTGTCGGATGCGAGTTCGCAACCATCTTCCGAAGGATAGGGTGTGAGGTGAATATCATCGAGTGCAGGGAAAATATCCTGAACGAGATGGACACCCAGATAGCAAAGAAATTCGAGGAAAAACTCAAGAAATGCCGGATTAACGTGGTTAAGCAGACCCGCATAGTGAATGTGGAGAAGGTGGGTAACAAATCTATCATATTCCTTGAAAACGGGCAGAAGCTCGAGAGTGAGGAGATCTTCACCGCAGTGGGCAGAAAGCCCTGTCTGGACGGTCTTAACATCAATACGGCGGGAATCAAGCTCCTTGAGGACGGCTCGGTAAAGCTCACCAAAAAGCTGAAAACCACTGCAAAGAATATCTATGTCGTGGGTGATGCCGCCGCCGATGAGATGCTTGTGAACTGGGCATACCGCTCTGCGGATATAGTTTCAGAAGAGATTGCGGGGACCGGTGCAAGGGTTTCCGTCTCTGATATGCCCAAGGTACTTTATCTGGATCCTGAGATCTCCCGTATCGGCATCACCGAGGAACAGGCCAAGGAGAAGGGTATTGATTACTCTGTAATTAAATACAACTACTCAGACCTTGAAAAGTCCCTCATACAGGGCGCACAGAAAGGCTATATGAAGGTTGTTTACGATAAGAAGACCAGAAAGATCCACGGTTGCCACGTTATAGGCGAGGGTGCATCACACATCGCCACCATGTTCTCCATCATTATGCAGTCCGGCATAACCATTGACAAGATCTCCACCTATGTTTTCAATCATCCCACCTATGCCGAGGTTCTTAGCGATATTGCGAGTAAGGTAAAATGA
- a CDS encoding lysophospholipid acyltransferase family protein, whose protein sequence is MRRVYSFFFWIFLGLFTAMLVIVGYPKSKLTKDPHAYKKLSAVWAGGLMRMLGIKLDVEGLEKLDRNEHYVFMGNHISYVDIFVMLNLFKDRPFLFMAKKELFSIPFFGYAIRHIGMIPIEREDKKDGIKSLLTAAKKISEGYSVLLFPEGTRSEDGQLGNFKRGAFLLANRTGNRIAPFILRGTNEAMPKKGWLVKPFVNVHLKFMDPINPEGMKDKELMQTVREAMLEELGQSDSTRTGEQSGEQGA, encoded by the coding sequence ATGAGAAGGGTTTACAGCTTTTTCTTCTGGATATTTCTGGGACTTTTCACAGCAATGCTCGTGATAGTCGGCTATCCGAAATCCAAGCTTACAAAGGACCCCCACGCATATAAGAAGCTCAGCGCAGTCTGGGCGGGTGGGCTCATGCGCATGCTCGGCATAAAGCTGGATGTGGAAGGGCTTGAGAAGCTGGACAGAAACGAGCATTACGTTTTCATGGGCAACCATATCAGCTACGTTGATATATTCGTTATGCTCAACCTGTTTAAGGACAGGCCGTTCCTCTTCATGGCGAAGAAGGAGCTTTTCTCCATCCCCTTCTTCGGCTACGCCATCCGCCATATAGGGATGATCCCCATCGAGCGTGAGGACAAGAAGGACGGCATCAAAAGCCTGCTTACGGCGGCCAAGAAGATAAGCGAAGGCTACTCTGTTCTCCTTTTCCCCGAAGGGACAAGGTCCGAGGACGGCCAGCTCGGTAACTTCAAGAGAGGGGCTTTTCTTCTGGCAAACAGAACAGGAAACCGTATCGCTCCCTTCATTCTCAGGGGGACAAACGAAGCCATGCCCAAGAAGGGCTGGCTTGTTAAGCCCTTTGTAAATGTACATCTTAAGTTTATGGACCCCATCAACCCCGAAGGGATGAAGGATAAGGAACTCATGCAGACCGTCAGGGAGGCTATGCTTGAAGAACTCGGCCAATCGGATAGTACTCGGACTGGGGAGCAATCTGGGGAGCAAGGCGCATAA
- the folK gene encoding 2-amino-4-hydroxy-6-hydroxymethyldihydropteridine diphosphokinase, producing the protein MKSLHPLVKVLAVSSVYTTKSLLRDAQDRYFNICALCTTELDPLMLLDYVKSIEKRAGRTPSPRWHSRILDIDIIDYNRSVYSFDNLEIPHPEMDKRSFVLYPMLDILPDYTHPVSCRTLTEMVKLIDDKLEIQKAGELAWR; encoded by the coding sequence GTGAAATCACTTCATCCTTTAGTAAAGGTATTGGCTGTATCTTCCGTTTATACAACAAAATCTCTTCTTCGTGATGCCCAGGACAGATACTTTAACATCTGCGCACTCTGCACAACGGAACTCGACCCGCTGATGCTACTTGATTACGTAAAGAGCATCGAGAAACGGGCGGGGAGAACCCCGTCACCACGATGGCACAGCAGGATCCTGGATATCGACATCATAGATTACAACCGCTCAGTATATTCCTTCGACAACCTCGAAATACCTCATCCGGAGATGGATAAGCGAAGCTTTGTTCTATATCCGATGCTGGATATTCTTCCCGATTACACCCACCCTGTGAGTTGCAGAACCCTGACCGAAATGGTAAAATTAATTGATGACAAACTGGAAATCCAAAAAGCGGGGGAATTGGCATGGCGGTGA
- a CDS encoding AAA family ATPase, whose protein sequence is MAVITISRQFGCGGEYVAERVAEKLGFRFMHKELIKYIAILMETDEEKVKKFDEEHHSSARSFFSKFIDTELFSDMMNDVSEKDRKEAAKAIEHNDPVSFFDVYSKPDVMFDSTSFNKVADMIIRKLADETNCVIMGRGGQCVLADHENALHLRLIAPFEDRVTWVKNREKVGKSDAVQLVKDVDKRKRNYIKHYYNADIDDYHIYHAILNMKKLDIEQTALSIAETAKIKFKL, encoded by the coding sequence ATGGCGGTGATTACCATATCAAGACAGTTCGGATGCGGTGGTGAGTATGTGGCGGAAAGGGTGGCTGAGAAGCTCGGTTTCCGCTTTATGCATAAAGAGCTCATTAAGTACATAGCCATACTCATGGAGACCGACGAGGAGAAGGTCAAAAAATTCGATGAGGAACATCACTCAAGCGCCAGATCATTCTTCAGCAAGTTTATTGATACAGAGCTGTTCAGCGATATGATGAACGATGTTTCCGAAAAGGATAGAAAAGAGGCGGCAAAGGCCATTGAGCACAACGATCCCGTATCCTTCTTCGATGTATACTCCAAGCCCGATGTGATGTTCGACAGCACCAGCTTTAACAAGGTCGCAGATATGATAATCCGAAAACTGGCCGATGAGACGAACTGCGTGATCATGGGAAGGGGAGGGCAGTGTGTTCTGGCGGATCATGAGAATGCTTTACACCTGAGGCTCATCGCTCCCTTTGAGGACAGGGTCACTTGGGTGAAGAACAGGGAGAAGGTAGGAAAAAGCGATGCTGTCCAACTTGTAAAGGATGTTGACAAACGTAAGCGGAACTACATAAAGCATTACTATAACGCAGACATTGACGATTATCATATATACCACGCCATACTAAATATGAAGAAGCTCGACATTGAGCAAACGGCGCTTTCCATTGCAGAAACGGCAAAAATCAAGTTCAAGCTGTAA